CCCAGCCGGAATGACAGCATCCTGCCTGGTGGTGTAGAATGCCCATTAAATTTATCGCATGCTTACTGGTGGCTGCAGCCTCTAGCTCTATTTTGCTCCTGGCCAGATGTTGCTCGTCTCTGGAAGAAGTTCCACCCCGAGAGAGTTGGGCTGGGGGCTCAGGACTCCTAGTCCTAGGATGACAAGGGTCTGAATAAGGCCTTGGGCCAGCCAGGGTCTCCCTTTGGGGAGCCCCAGCTCCTGGGTAAACATTAATGGGGCTCCACACAGCAGGTCATGTGCGCACCCGACAGATCTTTGACCTGCAGCTGTTCCCGCTGGGCCTCCTCCCCGCTGGTGCCCCCTCACCACACATGCAGGTAGGAGCTCCGAGGACTAGACCAAGCTCTAGGACACTAAGCCCACAGTTTAGTGAGCATCAGGTCCAGGGTTTGGCCAGCATTCTGAAACCCCAGGACCTTAGGGCAAGTGAGTCTAAAGGCAGGCTGGAGGTAGGGGACAGGAAGGACCTCTGGGCCTGAACCCAAGCACTGAGGAAGGGGCCAGGATAGACTAAGATTCAAAGAGTTCCAGACCCAGAGGCCCATGGAGCCAGGGCTGCCAGGTGGGCCCTGACATGGGTAGGGGGCTCCCAAGGTCTGCTCCGGTCTGGTGGGGGGGCCTCTTATCAAGCAAAGACGTCACTTGTTTGGTATCAAATACCAAAGTCTAAGCTGGACCATCTGCAGTGTCCTTACTGACACTTGATAGGCAAAATCCCAGGGTTCTCTAGCTAGCCAGCATCCCAGAACCCTGTACCCTCAGTCAGTTGTCAAACTTCCTTTCAGCAAAGACCAGTGAGGGACCTGGGGAGCCAGTGTCCTGTTTCTTCTGCTCCCTGAAACTAGACTGGGCTCATCTGATAACCACCGGAGGTCACCGTGTCCATCTGTCTGTggtcagagagaagggagagacctgcaaggtgtggggtgtgggggagggctgCAGCTGGGGCTTCAGGTCAGGGGCCTGACTTTAGCCTGCTTGTTGGGATAGAGGGTGGAGTAGGAGGAACAACCAACCCGTAACTTACCTGCCTTGCCCTCAGCAGATCTAGGATTGGGCCTGGGTCTTCCACTTCTTGAAATCCATGCCGAATTCCCTTGCTGGCGACCAGGTCCCCAACCCTACTCTGGATGCAATTGGCCTGGTGGACCGGAGTCTGAGAAATGCAGGTATCAGGTATCCCTGGGCTCCTATCTCTTGACAACTGCCCTAGGCAAAAATGAGATTTCTCTAGCTTTCTTCTTGATGTTGAGTGGTCTCTTCACACCTTTAACCTGAGCCAGACTCACTGGGACCATTCCCCACCCCTGCTTCGGTACCTCACCCATGGcccttgccccccccccagcccACTCCCCTCtgacttccttctgtccttccccttgGGAATTCTATATACAGCCCTACCTGACCTGACCCCTGCAGGGACCTCTGGTTCCACCTCAGGCTTAGAGGAGGGAGGCACAGACCCCTGGACCTTCTCTCAGCTGAAGAACACTGACCAACTCAAAGGTAGGATGCGGGTGTGacacagcatgcaggcaggcccTGGTGTCCCCTTTCCCAGCAGAGTATAGTCTGGGACTTGAAAGATCCCACCTCCTAGAAACCCACATTAAAATGCTTGAGGAAACCCTCTCCCAGCcacttgtctttcttttgttccctGTTAATGGCTCCGGATCTGTGACTCCCCCTTCAAGGTCATGGAGTAGCCATATGGCAAAGGAGCaaagggggacagagaaggggaCGCCGTCTCTGCCCTGGGGGACTAATGCAAGGGGAGACGTGGGTCCTTGCCCAATGGGACAAAAGGGACACCCTGTGCTCTGCCTAAGAGGTGACAGGAAATATGGACCCTGTTCTCAGggagcaaagtgtgtgtgtgtgtgtgtgtgtgtgtgtgtgtgtgtgtgtgtgtgtgtgtgtgtgtagggggatgGTTGCTAGGCAGTAGCTGGCTGGTCAAATATAGTCCTATCTGATGTCCGTAGAGGTTGGCACAGCCAGCAGGCTGCACCAGGTGGTCAGCGGCTTCCTCAAGGCATGCGGACTCCTGGGAAGCCTCTACTTTTTCATCTGCTCCCTGGACATCCTCAGCTCTGCGTTCCAGCTACTAGGCAGTGAGTGGCCAGGCAGGAGgccagggtggggatgggaagtCAGTGTTTTACAGCCTGGTTGCATCTCCCTGTGGGGAACAGGCAAAATGGCCGGAGACATTTTTAAGGACAATGTGGTGCTGTCCAACCCTGTGGCTGGCTTGGTCATTGGTGTGGTGGTCACCGTCCTTGTACAGAGCTCCAGCACATCTTCCTCTATCGTGGTCAGCATGGTGGCCTCTAAGTGTGAGTGCACCTCTCTTTCCCAGGGCAGCGGGGGGCGGGGATGAGCAGGCACTGTTAAAATGGTACCCCTACAGTGCTGACTGTCCAAGCGTCTGTCCCTATCATCATGGGCGTCAACGTGGGTACTTCCATCACCAGCACCCTGGTCTCGATGGCACAGTCAGGGGACCGGGATGAATTTCAGAGGTGAGTGATGGCTAAAGAGCCAGGCTGGCTCTGCCTTGGCCCCTGTGGAGGCTGCTCAGGCGGACAGCCTGCCCTGTGTGACCGCAGGGCCTTCGGCGGCTCGGCCGTGCATGGCATCTTCAACTGGCTCACGGTGCTGGTCCTGCTGCCACTGGAGAGTGCCACTGCAGCACTAGAGAGACTGAGTGAGCTGGCCCTGGGTGCTGCTAGCCTGCAGCCAGGGGGGCAGGCCCCCGACATCCTCAAGGCACTGACTCGACCTTTCACACACCTCATCATCCAGGTGAGGACAGATGTGCGGAGGAAGGTAACTGCATCTGGCTGAcggagcaggaggcaggagccctgTCCTGGAGTGGGACAGAAGAGGGTTTAGCTTATCATAGGCTGAGGGAGGAATACCAGACGCATAATTGTGCCCTCTTTGTCTACCAGCTGGATAGCAGTGTGGTTACCAGCAGCATTACCAGCAACACCACTAACAGCAGCCTGATTAAGCACTGGTGTGGCTTCAGGGGGGAGACGGTGAGGTGCCTCTGACCCTATCCCTCATTCGACCTCTGACCTGCTGAATCCACCCACTTGATTGTGAGCCTTCTGAatctctgtctgcctgctgtgAGTCTGGCCTGAGTCCTCCCTTTCCCTCAGCCCCAGGGAAGCAGTGAGGAATGCGACCTCTTGGGCTCTTGCACAGAGAGGAACAGCTCAGCATCTCCAGGAGAGGACAGACTGCTCTGTTAGtacctccccctgccccacccctaccccgcTTCCTGCTCTGACTCCCTCCTACTCACCACTCTCCCCTGCCACAGGCCATCACCTGTTTGCAGGCTCAGAGCTCACAGACCTGGCTGTGGGCTTCATCCTGCTGTCAGGTTCGCTGCTGGTGCTCTGTGTCTGTCTGGTCCTCATCGTTAAACTGCTCAACTCTGTGCTGCGGGGTCGCATTGCACAGGCTGTGAAGACCGTTATCAATGCAGGTGCTGTGAGGGTGCCCCGGGCCTGGGGTGGAAGACCAGGTAGGGATTTAAGAATGACCCAGCACCCCACCATGCACACCTGCAGATTTTCCCTTCCCGTTTGGCTGGCTCAGCGGCTACTTGGCCATCCTCGTTGGAGCAGGCTTAACCTTCTTGCTTCAGAGCAGTAGTGTCTTCACAGCAGCCATTGTGCCTCTCATGGGTGAGCCAAAGTGAGCAGTGGGCTTAGGGTTGGGGAGCTGAGCTGGGGCCTCCTGGTAACCCCCCATTCTTCCAGGGGTTGGGGTGATCAACCTGGAACGGGCCTACCCCCTCTTCCTGGGCTCCAACATTGGcaccaccaccacagccctgCTGGCTGCCTTGGCCAGCCCTGCAGACACGTTACTCTTCGCAGTTCAGGTACTGGCCTCAACCATTTCCCTGTTCACAGTGCAGTCCAGGCTGGTTACATATCCAGCTCTCCTTGGGCTCCTCAGACTCTGACCACAGGCCACAGCTCCCCCTCTCAGACCCAGGGGGACATTGCAGGGACCACATAGCCCGAACCTTAGCTCTTCCTTTCCAGGAATGACCCTCGGTCATCTCATGCCCTTTGTCCCTCTAACACTGGCAGCTCCCCAGATTCCCCTGCAGGACCCCTGCTCCTCCAACCCCTTCACTGTGTCCCCCTGGGGTATCCAAGTGTGATTGTTTGATGCACACCTGCCATGTGACTCTTGCGAAATTCCTGCTCCTCCATGTACCATCCTGTCTTCCCAGACGTCCTGGGGTGCTCGACTGTGCTAGCTTCATCATGCCTCCTGAGCTGAGACACGGGTTCTGCCTCTACGTTGTCTCTTCCTAACCCCAAATCTCCGAGCTCCGTGCCTTAATCCTATCGGAGCTCAGAGTCTCTAAATCACCTAGTCTTTGGTGCACTGCCCTGACTCTCGATTCCCTCTGCCAGGACAGGATAAGGTTCTGAAACCTTGGGTAGCACTGGCTGCATCTTTTATCTGCATCACCCGCTCACATCTTTGTATCCGCCTCTGTATCACCTTTGTCACTCAGACCCTCCCAAGCCTGCACCATCCCCTCTCAGCCCTCTAGAGTGTGCTCATTCACAGAAAGGCCGTGTGTTGGGTTCCCTGCCAGCCTCCCATTGTCTCTGATAGCAGCAGGGATGTGTTAGCACACAGGTGCTGGCCTCTGGCTCCtaaagtgtgggggaggggaaataatGGTGACTAGGAGCCTACTCTGGCTGGACTCTGCTGTCCTAAGTGGTCTGTCTGAACCACTCAGCAGGACACAGCAAAAAAGCTTCAGACTTGACCAGAGTAAGAAAAGGCATGGTTTCTAAAGATCCCAGAGCCCAGGTGACTTATGTCATCCGGTCCAAGCTCCTCAGCCCCTCACCCTTCCTGCCTACCAGGTTGCTCTCATCCACTTCTTCTTCAACCTGGCTGGCATACTGCTGTGGTACCTGGTGCCTGTCTTGAGACTGCCAATTCCACTGGCCAAGCGCTTTGGGGACCTGACTGCACAATACCGCTGGGTAGCCATTGTCTACTTACTACTCACCTTCCTTCTGCTACCCCTAGCAGCCTTTGGACTTTCCCTGGCCGGGGGTTCAGTGCTGGCTGCAGTGGGGGGTCCTCTGGTGGGGCTGGTGCTCCTTATCATCCTGGTTAATGTACTGCAACGACACCGACCATCTTGGTTGCCTCACTGTCTTCAATCCTGGGCCTGGCTGCCACTTTGGCTTCATTCTCTGGAGCCCTGGGACCGCCTGGTGACTGGTTGTTGCCCCTTCAGGGCCTACAGCAACTCCCATATGACCAGCAAAGTGGCTCACTGCTATGAGAACCCACAAGTCATGGCTTCTCAGCAGTTGTGAGAAGTGGGTGCCCATCAAAACCCAGCTCCACTAGCTTCGGGGCATTGGAGGCAGGAGAAACCACTGGCCAATCTTCCCTGGGGCTGAGTGGCAGGGCTCCACATGGATGTTTCAATCTCTGCATCCTCTCCTTTTCAAATAAACGAGGTTACTATTGAGGAGTGTTGACCTTCTTTCCTAGATGCGGTTGCCTGAGAAGGTTAGCTATCCCTGTGGAGACAGCCAAGCAGCGCCATGCTGCCCCTAGCGGACACTCGAGATAAGGGTGGCGTTCCTTAGTCACATCCCCAAGCCCTGCggtttgtttcttctgtgttgGCTGGTGACGGCCGGATTATAGGAGGCCTTCCAGCCGAGAGCTGCCTGGGAAGGCTAGGCAGGACAGTGAGCCCAAGTTCATGTCGAGAAGGAGCCTGAGATCCGCCAGCGATGGGTGTGAGGGAGCTGCACTTAGTATAGACTTTTACCGACTTGTGCAAGAAGCTTTGTGTCCTGCCGGCGAGCCCGGTCAGGCATCTTTCCCTAGCCGCCAGGGGGCACCCTTCCTCCTGCCGGGATCCTAAACAGCGGGTTCAGACTAGGCACCCTACCTTTGCCACCTTGGTGCCCAGACTTGTCCAGGTAGCCTTCTAGGACTTGCCCATCTAGGTAAAAGGATATAAGGCCTCGACACCATTTTCTTCGCCTGGGTGCTTAAGAAAGGACTTGGGAGAGGATGGAGCCCTGGTTGGggctcctgccctcctccttctTGCCTCTTGCTGAATGGTCTGGTTTTCAAACTGGAAGGTTTGTCCTACAGCCAACGGGTAACTGGACACCAGATAAGAGGCAGAACCCTCTCACCACCTCCTACAGCTTAAGGCTgttcacaactttaatcccaccCCTCCCATACCACCAAAGAGAAAGCAACCCAAACAGACCCACAGTGGAGCTGACAGGGATCCCTTTTGGTTTGTCCATTACAGCTTTCAGGCATTTGACAGCTTGAAACACGATCCTGTCATCTGCAAAGCTAATGAACCAGAACTAGGTGATTGagttacaacaaacaaacaaagccctcCAAGTTTTAAGTTGGCCACTTTGAGTTGGCTGATTTATAACTATTCTTACCCATATGTGGCCCACAGGACATGTTGGTGTGAATTTTCTTGGCCTGAAACTTTTCCTTGTACCCCCAATCTCCAGGTTTGCCTAGCTAGACCCTGTGAGCCAACAGGTAGACAAAGCCTGGAGGCCCCTAGAGCCATCCATTTATTGCCCAAGGGTTTTATccttgttggtgtgtgtgtggtgtgtgtgggtgtgtgtgtgtgtgtgtgtgtgtgtgtgtgtgtgtgtgtgtggtgtgtgtgtgtgtgtgtgtgtggtgtgtgtgtgtgtgtggtgtgtgtgtggtgtgtgtgtgtgtgtgtggcctgtgtggtgtgtgtgtgtgtgtgtgtgtggtgtgtgtgtggtgtgtgtggtgtgtgtgtggtgtgtgtgtgtgtgtgtggtgtgtgtgtggtgtgtgtgtggtgtgtggtgtggtgtgtgtgtgtggtgtgtgtgtgtgtgtgtgtgtgtgtgtgtgtgtgtgtgtgtgtgtgtgtgtggtgtgtgtgtgtgtgtgtgtggtgtgtgtgtgtgtgtgtgtgtgtgtgtgtgtgtgtgtgtgtgtgtgtgtgtgtgtgtgttgttgttttgtttttacatcacTTTagatttgtatgtgtgagtgactTTTGGctgcattttatgtatgtataccactTGTGCCTGGTGACACTGGAggtcagaaggtgtcagatcacCCAGACAGaggaatggttgtgagccaccaagcccTCTGCCACAGCAACAAGACCaataaccgctgagccatgttCTTTGTATGTCTGATTCCCTGCGGTTCCCCCATACACATTGTAGGTGCCTCCATGGTTCTTTTAGAACATCCCAGGCCCTCTTTGTCCTTTACTGTTACCTAGGTTCTGTCCCATTCCCTACCCCCCAGCTCCTAGGCTTCCTAGGCCTAAAATTTACTCTGTCCATCAAGAGAATTGACTGAGCCAAGGACTTGAGGGGTGAGCTCCAGCAGGGACACAGCAAGGTCTGTGCACTGTCACTTTGGTTCACCCACTCTTGTGACTGATTGAAGGGTGCTTTTACACAGCCTCATGGTGTCCTCTGATGTTCTAGAGGAGGGGCGGGGCCGAGCTTCCTCTCTGGAAGACCTACTGAGGGAATGAATCAGTGAGACCTAGTCCACAGGGGAAGCACCTTGGCACCTCTCCTTCCGGGGTGAGGGGAGGCCTTCCACAAAAGCTGACCACAGGGTCCTTTAAGGCCACAGAGACTGTCTGCCTGCTGCTCCTGCCTGGCAGTAACGCACCCTCCCACTGGGACCATGGCCACCAGTAAACAGAGCCTTCGTTGTGCAGCCTCCAACAGCTGCAGACGGGAAGGAGGGCAGGCACCCAATGCTTCCATAGCCCGTTCTgccttcttccctgctcttctgGCCAGCTCTGGGCACATCCTCTCAGACTCTAAGCTCTAGAACCTCTTGTTATACTGGGTCTTCTTTCCTCAGGGCAAAGGGGAATCCTTGATTCCTAGTAAAGACCTAGAGTATCTTCCCCTACCAGCTGTGAGGAGCCACTGTCCTTGGCGGCATGGGGTCCTGGCATTGTTGTCAACAGAactcagccccacccccttcctgAACTACCCTTCTGAGGAAAGGGCTAGACAGGACTGGCACACTGGCTAGTACAGTAGATATGAACAATAGGACCACATCTTGTATACAGCAACGGGATGCTGCTGCCTAGGAGATAGGATTCTGCTTGtcctgatgttttttttttccttgtgacaCGGTTGGTACTTAGATACCACAACCAACAGCGAGGTAGTTCATCTCAAAAGCGTACAAAAGCCTGGTAGCTAGACTGGGACAGACCTCACAGTGTAACATCCCTTTAAAAAGTTACAAGTCCGACCGGGAGACT
The DNA window shown above is from Rattus rattus isolate New Zealand chromosome 5, Rrattus_CSIRO_v1, whole genome shotgun sequence and carries:
- the Slc34a3 gene encoding sodium-dependent phosphate transport protein 2C produces the protein MPNSLAGDQVPNPTLDAIGLVDRSLRNAGTSGSTSGLEEGGTDPWTFSQLKNTDQLKEVGTASRLHQVVSGFLKACGLLGSLYFFICSLDILSSAFQLLGSKMAGDIFKDNVVLSNPVAGLVIGVVVTVLVQSSSTSSSIVVSMVASKLLTVQASVPIIMGVNVGTSITSTLVSMAQSGDRDEFQRAFGGSAVHGIFNWLTVLVLLPLESATAALERLSELALGAASLQPGGQAPDILKALTRPFTHLIIQLDSSVVTSSITSNTTNSSLIKHWCGFRGETPQGSSEECDLLGSCTERNSSASPGEDRLLCHHLFAGSELTDLAVGFILLSGSLLVLCVCLVLIVKLLNSVLRGRIAQAVKTVINADFPFPFGWLSGYLAILVGAGLTFLLQSSSVFTAAIVPLMGVGVINLERAYPLFLGSNIGTTTTALLAALASPADTLLFAVQVALIHFFFNLAGILLWYLVPVLRLPIPLAKRFGDLTAQYRWVAIVYLLLTFLLLPLAAFGLSLAGGSVLAAVGGPLVGLVLLIILVNVLQRHRPSWLPHCLQSWAWLPLWLHSLEPWDRLVTGCCPFRAYSNSHMTSKVAHCYENPQVMASQQL